In a single window of the Coffea eugenioides isolate CCC68of chromosome 3, Ceug_1.0, whole genome shotgun sequence genome:
- the LOC113766314 gene encoding uncharacterized protein LOC113766314 has translation MPDSVFNTLLDLLRQALPEGVNLPNSYYEAKKIMKELGLGYEKYDACPNDCTLYWGKDESKIKCDTCKHLRWEGTKDDPTGEKRKVPHKVLWHFPLKPRLQRLFMSSKTASFMKWHVEGRTKDGRMRHPADTSVWQSFDYQNPEFAKDPRNVRLGLAFDGFNPFKSMNVNHSTWPVVLMPYNLPPWMCMKQPYFMLSLLIPGPYAPGNNIDVYLQPLIAELKELWDVGMTTYDASSKENFQMHAALLWTISDFPGYANLSGWSTKGYLACPVCHKHTVSHHLRHGSKQCYMGHRRFLEKEHPYRKDKRHFDGKKEHGVAPPRLTGDMILEELRSYKIKFGKAVNDNPELPFNWKKQSIFFDLPYWKNNLLRHCLDVMHIEKNVCETIVRTLLNVDGKYDNLGVRHDLEEMGIRAGLHPITDEFGRAYLPPTCFYLDKKEKELFCKILKKQLLPLCYRKLLPKSVRSPLIKLSKYFRDLCCKALCPRELLRMEKEIAVVLCQLERMFPPSFFVIMVHLTTHLATEARIAGPVHYRWMYPIERYLCTLKNYVRNRSRPEGSIAEGYLVDECLTFCSLYLSDEVTTKFNRSSRNEDGGESSTEGLEIFSIQGRALGKGTSVVMDDETIKKAHQYVIFNCEAVDPYINQHRKLVEEQHLRSSKYEKERIHSETFANWFDSHGPNVVGSKYERYIVNGFRFHTKYLESKRKNQNSGVIVTAITSSFASTKDMNPVSSDLAYYGVLKDILELDYGGGRRVVLFDCDWVSKGKRLKQDDDGFTLVNFMNVKRHHEPFVLASQVKQVFYVEDPLDKGWNVVIPTVPRDDLKIDPIDVEMYLQSQPSSSHQRDTFDDINWVREGVIGEIVDTTRVAFSSKG, from the exons ATGCCCGATTCTGTATTTAATACACTTCTTGATTTGTTGAGGCAAGCACTCCCAGAAGGTGTAAATCTACCCAATTCTTATTatgaagcaaaaaaaataatgaaagaaCTAGGACTTGGATACGAAAAATATGATGCATGTCCTAATGATTGCACATTGTATTGGGGAAAAGATGAATCAAAGATAAAATGTGACACTTGTAAGCATCTACGGTGGGAAGGAACAAAGGATGATCCTACTGGTGAAAAAAGAAAGGTTCCCCATAAGGTTTTGTGGCACTTTCCGCTTAAACCCAGATTGCAGCGTCTGTTCATGTCATCTAAAACAGCCTCTTTCATGAAATGGCATGTCGAGGGTCGTACTAAGGATGGTCGCATGAGACATCCTGCAGATACTTCGGTTTGGCAATCATTTGATTACCAAAATCCCGAATTTGCAAAAGATCCTCGTAATGTCAGATTGGGTTTAGCTTTTGATGGATTTAATCCATTTAAATCTATGAATGTGAACCATAGTACATGGCCGGTAGTACTGATGCCTTATAATTTGCCACCATGGATGTGCATGAAGCAGCCATACTTTATGTTGTCACTACTCATTCCTGGCCCATATGCACCTGGGAATAACATTGACGTTTACCTTCAACCTCTTATAGCTGAGTTGAAGGAATTGTGGGATGTAGGTATGACTACTTATGATGCATcatcaaaggaaaattttcagatGCATGCTGCTTTACTTTGGACCATTAGTGATTTTCCTGGTTATGCTAATTTATCTGGTTGGAGTACTAAAGGTTATTTAGCATGTCCAGTATGTCATAAGCACACCGTTTCACACCATTTAAGACATGGTTCAAAACAATGTTACATGGGTCATCGGCGATTTCTGGAAAAGGAGCATCCATATCGAAAAGATAAACGTCACTTTGATGGAAAAAAAGAACATGGAGTTGCACCACCTCGCTTGACAGGTGATATGATCTTGGAGGAGTTGAGGTcttataaaatcaaatttgGGAAGGCAGTCAATGATAACCCTGAATTACCCTTTAACTGGAAGAAACAAAGCATTTTTTTTGACTTGCCATATTGGAAGAACAATTTGTTACGTCATTGTCTTGATGTCATGCATATTGAAAAAAATGTATGTGAGACAATAGTTAGAACATTATTGAATGTGGATGGCAAGTATGATAACCTTGGTGTACGGCATGATTTGGAAGAAATGGGCATACGAGCAGGTCTTCATCCTATTACAGATGAGTTTGGGAGAGCATACTTGCCTCCAACATGTTTCTATTTGGATAAGAAGGAGAAAGAGTTATTCTGTAAAATTCTGAAAAAG CAACTGTTACCACTCTGTTATAGAAAACTTCTTCCAAAATCGGTGCGGTCTCCGTTGATAAAGTTGTCCAAATACTTTAGAGATTTATGTTGTAAAGCTCTTTGTCCTCGGGAACTGCTTCGTATGGAAAAGGAAATTGCTGTTGTACTATGCCAGTTAGAGCGCATGTTTCCACCATCTTTTTTTGTTATAATGGTGCATTTGACCACTCATTTAGCAACCGAAGCAAGGATAGCTGGTCCAGTACATTATCGTTGGATGTATCCAATTGAAAG GTACCTATGCACTTTGAAAAATTATGTCCGAAATAGAAGTCGGCCTGAAGGTTCAATTGCAGAGGGGTACCTAGTTGATGAGTGCTTGACATTTTGCTCTCTCTACTTATCTGATGAAGTGACAACTAAGTTCAATCGATCAAGTAGAAATGAAGATGGAGGTGAAAGTTCAACTGAAGGACTTGAGATTTTTTCTATACAAGGTCGGGCATTAGGAAAAGGAACTTCAGTTGTAATGGATGATGAAACCATAAAAAAGGCACATCAATATGTGATATTCAATTGTGAAGCCGTGGATCCATATATCAA CCAACATCGTAAATTGGTTGAAGAGCAGCATTTGCGtagttcaaaatatgaaaaGGAGCGGATTCATAGTGAGACATTTGCAAATTGGTTTGACAGCCAT GGTCCAAATGTTGTGGGTTCGAAGTATGAGAGATACATTGTGAATGGTTTTAGATTTCATACAAAATatttggagagcaaaagaaaaaatcagaATAGTGGGGTGATTGTTACTGCAATAACATCAAGTTTCGCAAGCACCAAGGATATGAATCCGGTTTCAAGTGACTTGGCCTATTATGGTGTCTTAAAGGATATTCTGGAATTGGACTATGGTGGAGGTCGAAGAGTGGTTTTGTTTGACTGTGATTGGGTTTCTAAGGGGAAACGATTGAAACAAGATGATGATGGGtttacacttgtgaattttatGAATGTGAAGCGCCACCATGAACCCTTCGTTCTTGCATCTCAAGTGAAACAAGTATTTTACGTGGAGGATCCTTTGGATAAGGGGTGGAATGTTGTTATTCCAACTGTACCACGAGATGATTTGAAGATAGATCCCATAGATGTTGAGATGTACTTGCAAAGTCAGCCTTCAAGTAGTCATCAAAGAGATACATTTGATGATATTAATTGGGTTCGAGAAGGTGTCATAGGAGAAATAGTTGATACTACTAGAGTGGCATTTAGTTCCAAGGGATGA
- the LOC113766315 gene encoding acyl carrier protein 1, chloroplastic-like, with product MASITGSFISLSCSLMPNQAVNRVSKLGSVSLSISGKSFPSLRVQPARFRVSCAAKPETVDKVCKIVRKQLALPDEFEVAGHSKFASLGADSLDTVGCC from the coding sequence ATGGCCTCAATTACAGGATCTTTCatctccctctcttgctcactCATGCCTAACCAGGCAGTCAATAGGGTCTCTAAATTGGGCTCGGTGTCGCTCTCTATCAGTGGAAAAAGTTTCCCTTCTCTACGCGTTCAGCCAGCTCGCTTCCGTGTGTCCTGCGCAGCCAAACCAGAGACAGTGGACAAAGTATGTAAGATTGTGAGGAAGCAGCTGGCTCTGCCTGATGAATTTGAAGTTGCTGGACATTCAAAATTTGCATCTTTGGGTGCTGATTCTCTTGACACTGTTGGGTGCTGTTAA